In Centroberyx gerrardi isolate f3 chromosome 14, fCenGer3.hap1.cur.20231027, whole genome shotgun sequence, the genomic stretch TAATGGGACGATACAAGAaaaatcccaaaataaaatggtTAAGTGCCTTGCATGCCAGAGGTCCAGCAAGATTTCAGTCAGTTTTAACATCAACTCACAACAGCTTGAGATGATAGATGTTAATATGTTAATAATGCTTCTCCACTGACCCGTGAGGGCTCCAGGTGAGTGATGGCTGAGCTGTGACAGCTGTAGCTGGCCTCCTCCTGGCCTGTAAACACATTGTAGAGTTTGAGCTGCCCTGTGCATGTCCCGAGCATCAGGAACCGCTCGCGAGCTGAGAAGGCACAACACATGAATCCACTCTCATCCTCATCTGCCTCCCTGAACACAGAGATGGGACGGAACCTGGGCAAGTGGAAAATAAAGAACATAGAGAAATTATCATGGATGATTGTCAAGTAATCCCACTTCACCTTTCAGCTAGGAAACAATCTAACAGAGAGTTGGTCACTTACCTGCTGAAGATGAGGTGTCTGTCGAAGCATCCTCCATCCACTCCTCCGTATTTAGGATATATGACCCTTCGTGTGTGTCGGGAAGTGAAGTTGGTGGGTGCTTGGCGTCTCTGTTTGGGCTCGGGGCATTGATgaggggtgaagagagagaaaggggggcaGGTCGCGACGGGGTTTTTGCAGCGTGCGTGCTGTTCCCTCAGGTACTCGGTGATGATGCTGTCTAACGCAGGGGGGGAGGGCAGGTGCCTGTCCAACTGCTTCTTCATGGCGGGACTCTGGCTGAAGGCCCCATGGTCAGATTTCTGCCTCAGCACCCGTGGTTTCTTACAGCTCACTGTGTTGCACACCGATGGACGTTCACGAGTGAATACGATTCGGCCAATCAGCGGAGAGCCGTTGCTATAATGAGGGACAGACGTGGAGGGAAAAGCAGGGGAGGCAGAGACAATGGGTTGTGATGTAGAGGGACGGGGCTGTGAAAGATTGGGCATTGGGGTGGACGAATGAGAGCCGTGGCTTCCCAGTCTTGACACGACACCATTGGCCAGCCGTGGGGTGCGGGGAAGAGTGGTAACCGAggaggcagggggaggaggaacaGCAACAGGGGGGAAAGCAGAAGTTGAATGGGACGAATGAGAAAGAATTGCCATGGGGAGGTCTGCCTCCTTGGTGAGTGTGGTGGCCGTGTCATGCAGGCCTTTGGCCACAAGGTGGTTCCTGATAAGAAGCAGCAGCTCTTTCTCAGGGAAGGAGATTCTGGATTGAGCTACCACATTGGCCCTCTGCAGCCAGGCCAGAGACACATCCGTACCGATCAGCAAGGGTTTACCAGAGATCCTCTCTATCAGCTCAGCTGCAAACTTACAGAACTTGACATGTTCGCTGCGTTTGTCCTGGAGCACAGGCTCCTTCATGAGCTGCTGGATGTGTCCACTGCTGAACAAAGGCAGCTTGCTGATGATCTGTCTGACAGAGCTGGAGCGAGACAGACCTACCAGAGCCTTACAGGCCAAAGCTCGTATCTGATCTGCATCTGTAATGGGCATCTTCACCGTCAGCAGGGACAGAAGCACCTacaggacaggaggagaagtAAAATTAGGACCTGACTGAGTTTCAAGTGGATCAGTTGGTTAGAGAAGAAGCCCTGCAGAGAGTGTGCAATTTCAtctgtcttttgtgttttttatgtgtcaGACTGTGCAATGTGTTTGAGGTAGAATGTTATGCAAGTTGAAGGCATCCTGTTGTTACACAGTACAATTGTTGGCAAGGCTAAAAAGGCTACATCCTATGTCAGCTTGCTCGCCAACCCACGGTTTCAAAGTTGTGtcacatttatgtttttctagCTGCTGGCACGTCAGCTTGTCATCATTGAAGGTTATGCTCCTATCGGTCACTCACCAGTAGACCGTTGCAGCACCTCAGAGCACCTGTCACACTGCACAAATATGCCTCAAAGTTTCTAACACTGCCATAACTTCGTCAGAGGCCAGGGCTCTATGTGGAGGCACTTTAATTGGCCGTCTGTGACCCTTTCTCACTGAACGACCCAAGACTTTGAGGTATTTTTCTTGTCAATGctgtatataatttgtctcagacagcctaaaaacaaacaaaacacatcgCACTGTGAATGTGGCTTTAGTGACTGGAATGATAACTCTACCTTGATGCCATTGTTGGACTGCACCACATTCCACATCTTAGTGAGCACGCTCTCACTGGATTTGGTCTGCTGGGGCAGGCGGCGGCGGGGGGTGCCTGCGATGAACTTGCCAATGCTGGACATGCGTTTGTCTGGAGCGCAGACACAGTTGATGACCACCTGCAGAGCCGACTTCTGGATCTCAGCATCATTCACAAacacctctccctctgccacTGCCAGGACTATACTCATTCCTGAAGGGGGAAAACCAACAATCACATGAAAAATCTCATAGAAAAATATTAAGTTCTGCCATTTCTTAGTGGTGCtgggaaatgtttttttagatgttttatttGATGAGAGTACTAAGATATTACACTCTGCGGAGAGTAATGTGTTTTATTAGTTGATATATTGCCTACTTTTCCAAATACACTCAAAAGGTCAACCTTTGGCTGCCACTATGCCAGAAATCTATGGTAAATTGATGCACCTCAGGAATGAATGTTCTTCAGTGATCATAATTATGTCACACAACTACCTCATCTACTAATGGACACTCACTACATTTCCATTCACACCTGCAAACATAATGTATTCCACACTGCTCGAATGTACCATGTCATTGAATACTGAATGTATACAAGTAGTCTACTGTCTTACACTGTTCCATcgtatataaaatatataacataaacATGATTCTAAGCCTAGTTTTTTGAGAGCACTTGAAAAGCCACTGCAAAAATAACCAGTTTCAAAAAGTAAGGCAGTGACACGGTTGTTTTGATGGATGGATAATAGCTGAAATGGCATCAAATCCTGACAACACATACcaacagtggagacagtggatCCTCCCTCGTCAAGCACAGCGACAGCCTCAGCCAACAACAGCTGCGTCTTAGGAACGACTGTGAGGATACTCAGGATGTCTAAGGCATAACGCACTGTGTCACTCCTATATGGAAAGAGCACAGCAGAAATATTAGAAATACCATTATATTAATCAACAGTCACTGAATATATGGATGTAGGgaactggaaaaacatggcggaaaaaaagaaaggcaaTGGATGATTAAGAGGGTGGTTGCCTTCTTCACACCTGCCATAGTAGGTCCTCCAGTCACAGGCAATGGAAatgagctgcaggaggagctggacacAGGAGAGCTTGTGAAAGACCTCAGCTGGTTCCCAGTACAATCGGAGTGGACCGTACTCTATCAGGAACTCCATCATTTCCACCACCTGCTCATGGCTGTAGCTCACCGCCtgggggaaaaacaaggatgCCACTGTCACTACAGGAATTCATCAGCAGCAAACTCATGAATTCCATTTACAGCTGATAAAGCATCAGAGGAGCTACTTTACACTGACATATGCGTGATAAATTATAAAGACTGTCCAATAAGGTCAATCTCAAGTGACCTATGTCGCTTCCGTACCTTGTAGTAGGGCTGGGAGTGAATGGGGGCGCCTCCCTCTGTGCGCTGCAGGGACTGCTTGACTTGCTCCACCTTGATTGCCAGATGGGCCTCAAAGTACCTGCGCAGGGCCATGCAGGTATGCTTGGCTGTCTGCCTGCTGGAGAAAATCTCATCATCACTCAGCAGTGCTCCCTGGTCCTCGGGGTTCAGGATCTCCAGTGTGCTGATCTGGAAACAGTTAGTTCATATTAGACATTAATACAGAATCAACAACCAGTATGTAGTGTATTGTGATAATGCATCGACTTCTCACTATTTCATTGCATTAAACATATTTTCTATGAATGATATGGGCTAGATTCTTGAGTTTACCATGAGGTTACAGTGAGGATCAGACACAGCAGACGAATGATTTGTCCTACCAGATTGACGAGGCGTCGGAGCCCGTCCTGCCTGTCAAAGAGCTCCAGCACAGCAcggaaagaaaaggagatggagaagaacaTGGTGGCATGGCAGCAGCCTGATGCATGTGAGCACTCCAGCAGCCACAGCGTGTAGCCAACCACATCTGACAGGATGGAGTGGGGCAACATACACAccttaaggggggggggggggggacacaaatGGGAAATGGTAAGAATACAGATGTGAACTGCTacacacaataaatacaaataccAACTTGCCTGTGGCGCATATGCATCAAATTGCCACTGTATATTTacaaggggtgtgtgtgtgtgtgtgtgtgtgtgtgtgtgtgtgtgtgtgtcgtacccTTTCCATGGCATCCTGGTTATAGGCCAGGTagtagagacacagagacacgccTGTAGCAGCCATGGACGGCCTGGGGATTTCCAGCAACTTCTGAACTCCTCCATGAGCCACAAACTCTGCAGCGAACTTCTtatgcagcagcagagacgCCAGGTactgagagatgagagagaagcaCAGAGATAAGGCTGAAGAGCTTGACCTTGTTATGATTCAACACCATTGAAGGGCTTGATTATGTCAGCCGCAGAAGAGATAGTGTACCTTGAGAGCCTCAAAGGTGAGCTGCACATCATTAGTCTGCTTTAGATCCATGTAATGCATCAGCAGCTCACGTGCTCCCATCTGCATAAACACTGCCAGGAGCTGCAGgtgagggcagaggggaggcaTGGAGAATACATACATCATGtcaatgtattttattatgCAGCCATGTAAATGAGTATTTGCTAGAATCACAGGTTCCACATCCAAAACACAGCCTGTGTAAGGTTTTCTGCTAGTCTTCAACAGTTGTATACATTGAAAATGTATGAGGCAACCCTTTAATATCATCTTTTTTGTgtcaaaacagaacagaatgaaaatTTGGAGAGCACATTTAGCATCTTAGTTGAGGAAGACTGACATCTGCTGGTAAGTTTGTGAGCAGACAACAAAATGTGCATAGCAGCATCCTAAAACTATATTGACGCGCACACAAAAAGTAGCTATTCAAAAGGCCAAACATTCTGCACAGCTAAATATGGCAAAACACAAGCCCTACTAGCATTTGACAATACACTGTGTAGGCTAATGATAATGCTGGACTGACCTCCTGATACTCCCCCAGAGGCGTGAGATACTGTAGGATGAGCCTCTGCTCTATCTCCGGGGTCAGAGGGTACAGGTGATAGTTGTTGCCAATCACCCAGGGGCTCATCTCAGACCAGCTGCTGTTGGAAAGCTCACTGAAGTTCCTCTCTGGCTCTGGCAAGGAGAAATTCAGCTTCTGCTTGGCCTTCTtgccactctccctctctgccttcctctttAGGTAACTGCTGCCATCAGTCACGTCTTGGTGTGTCAGCGAACCTGGGGCAGACATGGGCTTCATCATGGTTTTGACTGCCGAGTTGGCACGGCTGCTGGCCTTGTGGGGGGAGTTGAGACGGAAAGAAAGCTCGTTTTCAGGCTCGATGGTAGAGAATGGAATTTCATCCCTATCTTCTTCcgtccccttctcctccctttcgGCCCCGTTTCTGCCCGGTGTGAAGGGATTGTCTTCAAAGCCCCCGTCGACAGTCTCCTCGTCCAGAGGAAGCAAAGGCTCACCCAGGGTCTTCCTGGGGCTCGGACGTTTGAACTCCCTCTTGCTCTCAGCATCCTTGTCCTGAAGCTCACGCAACCGCTGCAGCATCAGAGGAACCTGtaaagacacagaaaaacacataacaaGATAGTAAACAGTTGCTATCTCATGCTGCCCATTAATAGTGAGCAAATGTTTCTGATGCTCTGTGGACTCCTACAGTCTTTTCAGCTGTTTTGATACCCTATCCATCACTAAGTACACATCTGTCATTCTCCATTAATGTAAAATTGACATTTGAGACAGCAGCATCCCCTACTGACCAAAACAGAGTTCTCCTCCCTGTAGTTGGCAGCAATGTCCTGGTTCTCCATGGCGCCAGCCAGCAAGCCTGTGGCATAGATTCTTAAAGGCTGCTCAGCCTCCTGAGCCCATTTGAACAGCCTTTCAACTATGCCCTCctgagacacagaaacacagaggggaATGGTGAAATATATACAGGGACACTTTCTGTTCATCCGTGATCTTTATCCACTCTCTATCAAAGCCAATTCTCTTGAAGAAAAAGAGCATAGAAAAAATGTTGAGCACTTGTTTTTGTTAGGTTTGATATTCTGCACTCTTCTGATGCTTTTTCCTTACTTATTCTCATTGTTTGGCCAAATAAGGATGTAAGTTGTCATTCATCACAATTTGCCACAAGCAGTTCTTAACAAAGCTATTACAAAACTATTACTACTAAAACCACTTGCGTAAGTTCAAGGAGCTTGCTGGAATCAATGTgataacaacaaagaaaaatatctTAGTCAAGTTTAGGGCTGTTAAGTTAGTGCAGATTTGTTTCCACATCAACCTCtcaaatattaacaaaaacTTCTAAACAAATTCATTCAACAAAAAATAGTCAGCTTTAAGCTGGGGGTGAGATTACACTGGAATGATTTTTGCCAGTTATCTATGTCGTCCAGTCAAATGACACACAGTGGTGGTCAAAGTGCAACTAACTTGCAGGCTGGACTGTGACACGGATCAGTACACTCCTCAAACAAAAAAGCTATTTTCAGATGGAGAATTGCAGCAGCCACAGATGTTTTAAAtgtgcaataagtaagattattactgtcccatagcacaaaatgactataTATCTATGCAGGTTTGATAGGtttgttgatcagtaccaatgactcaatggtTACTTTGctaggtgctgagatttctggctttcaaaactcactttccggcccgtACTCTgtcttggaacaaaaactccctgcccacccccaccctctctctcagcccctAATCGATTTTTGATTTTCGCAATGGAGGACGATGCTATAAGCGTGCGACCGGCATCGCAAGAGatttcattctcaagccaaaaaagcaaatgacaaagcaatattattattaaagtagTTTGAatcatgatatattacctcttgctagacgtttctgttggatctctgatctaattagctagcttattcGTCTTTATTATGATAGATGACTTCATGATTTATGTCAATTAGAGGCCactgtaagctgtgccagagacctgttgatgttgttgttctgtCTTGATGGCAATAGAGGGCGCTAGTCATTTATTACTTAATTTTCCTTTACCACTGAACTCCTGTAGGCTATGCACCTTGAAAAATACAGGAACAATAAAGGCTAACAGTTGAAATAGAGAAAACGTTTTGTTTGAACAAGTGAACACGGAACAAAATCCCAAAATACTGGATCTTTCCCTGAACTCAGGAATAGCCTACCTTCTCCTGAAAGACCACAGCTGTCTCCAGCCCAGGCATGATGTTTTGAAGCAGGCGACAAGCTGCCGTGTTGAGGGAAAGTTCTCTGCTGGTCATCACATAGCTATTCACCAGCTAGGAAGGCAGGAGATGGAAATAAACACTTCATCTTCCAATCTCTGAACCAAGAAATGTGTGTCCTAAGCGGACAATTTCTTTAGCAAGACAACACTCCTCAGTTCAGTCCTTTCTTACTGTGTTCATGAAGTCATCATTCTTGAACAGGATCTTGAGCAGGTGCCCTAAAATGCACACTGGATCAGCCCTCCCTAGTGATCAAGAGAGAAAAGTcaaatacatacagacagaaaatTAAAAGTATCCCCAGTAATATTGCcatggagtgtttttttttcccataccAGGATGTCGGTCATCAAAAGGATCAGGATCCGCTTTGTGgtattcctctgtctccctctcaacCAGCTCAGAGATTCTGCAAATTATATCAGATTAAGATATTTAAACTTTCAGTGATCTCAAGTCTCATGCCCTGCAAACAGCACTTCTGAGACATGTGTAAAGATCTAATATGAGAAATTAACTCATCATAACCTCATTAAATACACAGAAGCAATACTTACTTGGTGAGGATGTTGACCAGCTCCTGTGTGCTACCTTgctgctccctctcccactGTTCCAGTAGAGCAGTCAGCTCTGCCTTGGAGTCCACACTGGCAGATGCCGACGCCATAGCGCAGCCTGATGGAGGGACGGTGTGGACTTTTAACTATAAGTTGTGGCCTACATTCATAACAAGGAAATAAAAACTAGACCCACGTAACATATACAGTCAAAGCATGACTGTGAGATACATTTCGCTAAGGTCAGGAAATGCAACACGGAGACTTCCTCAGCAGATGAACGGACTCGCTCTGTCGCTTCACAATAACAACACCgctgtctgcagctgcagcagctctcCGGGGACTGCAACTGTCAAACACGCAACATGGTCGTGACTATCAAATTAGCTTGCAAAATAGTTCAGTAACGTTTCTGTATTTGTTGCAAAATGCCATGTATGCCCCAACGCATGTCGTGTTTCCCTATATTCACTTACAGCCAAAACTTACCAGCACCAAGCTCGCTGACAGAAGTCGTCAGGCACTGCCTGTTGCGGTCTGTGGCTAACAAGACTGTGGCCAAACACAGGAAGCTAACTGTTAGTCTAGGTAGGTAGCTAGCGATACGCTATTAGTGACTACTTTGACATTCAGTGCGATAGTATAACTTCAGCATAATCTACCCACACATGTCCACACTATTTTGTCAAATTCGAGCCATGCTTGAGCGCCTAAAAGCTGCTTGtaaatgttagctagctaactgttagcCGTTAGCAGCATCAGAGATAAACTAGCTTgtgttagctagcaagctaactttacCTCGTTGTTCCGCTCAGTTTTCTTCGATTTTGCGAAATCCACCAAGACTCGTACCCACTAATATTAATCAAAACTTGCACGTAGCTAGTTAAATGCCTACGTATCAAGCGAGGTTTCACAGCGAAAGCCTTATTTGTTTTATGGTAGCTTTGTGTTCAcggtttattatcattatggcGAACACGTTCTTCACGTCATTAATTCAGCGACAGTCCACTTTTAATGACGCAGttattccacaacaaaacattaCGAAATGTAATTTATTAAAATAGTTGAATTATTACAAAACAAGTATTAGTAAACAAGTATAAT encodes the following:
- the LOC139928303 gene encoding DDB1- and CUL4-associated factor 1-like, which codes for MASASASVDSKAELTALLEQWEREQQGSTQELVNILTKISELVERETEEYHKADPDPFDDRHPGRADPVCILGHLLKILFKNDDFMNTLVNSYVMTSRELSLNTAACRLLQNIMPGLETAVVFQEKEGIVERLFKWAQEAEQPLRIYATGLLAGAMENQDIAANYREENSVLVPLMLQRLRELQDKDAESKREFKRPSPRKTLGEPLLPLDEETVDGGFEDNPFTPGRNGAEREEKGTEEDRDEIPFSTIEPENELSFRLNSPHKASSRANSAVKTMMKPMSAPGSLTHQDVTDGSSYLKRKAERESGKKAKQKLNFSLPEPERNFSELSNSSWSEMSPWVIGNNYHLYPLTPEIEQRLILQYLTPLGEYQELLAVFMQMGARELLMHYMDLKQTNDVQLTFEALKYLASLLLHKKFAAEFVAHGGVQKLLEIPRPSMAATGVSLCLYYLAYNQDAMERVCMLPHSILSDVVGYTLWLLECSHASGCCHATMFFSISFSFRAVLELFDRQDGLRRLVNLISTLEILNPEDQGALLSDDEIFSSRQTAKHTCMALRRYFEAHLAIKVEQVKQSLQRTEGGAPIHSQPYYKAVSYSHEQVVEMMEFLIEYGPLRLYWEPAEVFHKLSCVQLLLQLISIACDWRTYYGRSDTVRYALDILSILTVVPKTQLLLAEAVAVLDEGGSTVSTVGMSIVLAVAEGEVFVNDAEIQKSALQVVINCVCAPDKRMSSIGKFIAGTPRRRLPQQTKSSESVLTKMWNVVQSNNGIKVLLSLLTVKMPITDADQIRALACKALVGLSRSSSVRQIISKLPLFSSGHIQQLMKEPVLQDKRSEHVKFCKFAAELIERISGKPLLIGTDVSLAWLQRANVVAQSRISFPEKELLLLIRNHLVAKGLHDTATTLTKEADLPMAILSHSSHSTSAFPPVAVPPPPASSVTTLPRTPRLANGVVSRLGSHGSHSSTPMPNLSQPRPSTSQPIVSASPAFPSTSVPHYSNGSPLIGRIVFTRERPSVCNTVSCKKPRVLRQKSDHGAFSQSPAMKKQLDRHLPSPPALDSIITEYLREQHARCKNPVATCPPFSLFTPHQCPEPKQRRQAPTNFTSRHTRRVIYPKYGGVDGGCFDRHLIFSRFRPISVFREADEDESGFMCCAFSARERFLMLGTCTGQLKLYNVFTGQEEASYSCHSSAITHLEPSRDGSLLLTSASWSYPLSALWGMKSVFIMKHSFLGDHYVEFSKLSQDRVIGTKEHIAHIYDIQTGQKTLTLNNPDLANNYKRNCATFNPTDDLVLNDGVLWDVRTAQAIHKFDKFNMNISGVFHPNGLEVIVNTEIWDLRTFHLLHTVPALDQCRIVFNNNGTVIYGAMLQADDEDDMMEMQMKTPFGSSFRTFNATDYKPIATIDVKRNIFDLCTDTKDCYLAVIENQDSVNTDTVCRLYEVGRQRLAEEEEEDEEDQEDDDQEEDDDDDDDSDDDVDTDPLIADLENENGGEDEDDEEEEDGNDDFSPSDDEEVARLLEEDGDGDDDDDDDDDDDEDSDNEDVDLGGDNDSSDNSDLEDDIILSLNE